The genome window ACGCCCAGCTCGTCCAGGAACCAGTCGTATAATGGACGATGGTCTTCAAATTCCAGCGTGCAGATGGAATGGGTAATCCCTTCGACGGAATCCTCAAGGCCATGGGCCCAGTCGTACATCGGATAGATGCACCACTTATCGCCCGTGCGGGGGTGCTCGGCGTGCAGAATGCGATACATGACCGGGTCCCGCATATTCAAGTTCCGAGAAGCCATGTCAATTTTCGCCCGGAGCACGCGTGAGCCATCAGGGAATTCGCCGGCCCGCATACGCCGGAACAGGTCGAGGTTTTCCTCGATTGAACGGTTCCGGTACGGGCTCTGTCTGCCTGGCTCAGTTAAGGTGCCACGGTAGTCTCTTATTTCCTCCGCGCTCAGTTCATCAACGTAAGCTTTACCAGCTTCAACCAGTTGCACAGCATATTCGTACATTTGCTCAAAGTAGTCCGAGGCGTAGTACAGTCGGTCCTCCCAGTC of Chloroflexota bacterium contains these proteins:
- a CDS encoding glutamine--tRNA ligase (catalyzes a two-step reaction, first charging a glutamine molecule by linking its carboxyl group to the alpha-phosphate of ATP, followed by transfer of the aminoacyl-adenylate to its tRNA), with product MTITNSEPYRDFISDIINDDLRTNKYGGRVHTRFPPEPNGYLHIGHAKSICLNFGIAAEFNGLCNLRFDDTNPIKEEQEYIDSIIEDVRWLGFDWEDRLYYASDYFEQMYEYAVQLVEAGKAYVDELSAEEIRDYRGTLTEPGRQSPYRNRSIEENLDLFRRMRAGEFPDGSRVLRAKIDMASRNLNMRDPVMYRILHAEHPRTGDKWCIYPMYDWAHGLEDSVEGITHSICTLEFEDHRPLYDWFLDELGV